From a region of the Halolamina sp. CBA1230 genome:
- the nikR gene encoding nickel-responsive transcriptional regulator NikR, translated as MTVVSVSMPEELLERIDSFSEEHGYTGRSEVIREAARNLLGEFEDRRLEDRDLMAVVTVLFEYETTSVEERMMQLRHEHEGLVASNFHSHVGEHHCMELFVLEGTLEEVSTFVGKIRATRDTLTVDYSVTPVDGFDPASGLGPLSGQSEGESEDTEAASGDAESDGGHDH; from the coding sequence ATGACCGTCGTCAGCGTCTCGATGCCCGAGGAACTGCTCGAGCGCATCGACAGCTTCTCCGAGGAGCACGGGTACACCGGCCGCAGCGAGGTGATCCGCGAGGCCGCCCGGAACCTGCTGGGCGAGTTCGAGGACCGCCGGCTGGAGGACCGCGACCTCATGGCCGTCGTCACCGTCCTCTTCGAGTACGAGACCACCAGCGTCGAGGAGCGCATGATGCAGTTGCGCCACGAACACGAGGGGCTGGTCGCGTCGAACTTCCACTCCCACGTCGGCGAACACCACTGCATGGAGCTGTTCGTGCTGGAGGGGACCCTCGAGGAAGTCTCGACGTTCGTCGGCAAGATCCGCGCGACCCGCGACACGCTCACCGTCGACTACTCGGTCACGCCCGTCGACGGCTTCGACCCGGCGTCGGGACTCGGACCGCTCTCGGGCCAGAGCGAGGGCGAGAGTGAGGACACAGAGGCCGCGAGCGGCGACGCCGAGAGCGACGGCGGCCACGACCACTGA
- a CDS encoding putative quinol monooxygenase, with product MLVVHATFPIDPDKREEALDRAADLVEATREEPGAIEYDAATDLQEPTLLRFTEVYEDADAFAAHVESDHFGAFEAALPDLLAGEPEVMRYEVSDATELDV from the coding sequence ATGCTCGTCGTTCACGCCACGTTCCCGATCGACCCTGACAAGCGCGAGGAAGCGCTCGACCGCGCCGCCGACCTCGTCGAGGCCACCCGCGAGGAGCCCGGCGCGATCGAGTACGACGCCGCGACCGACCTGCAGGAGCCGACCCTGCTGCGGTTCACCGAGGTGTACGAGGACGCGGACGCCTTCGCCGCCCACGTCGAGAGCGACCACTTCGGGGCGTTCGAGGCGGCGCTCCCCGACCTGCTCGCCGGCGAACCCGAGGTGATGCGGTACGAAGTCAGCGACGCGACCGAACTGGACGTCTGA
- a CDS encoding amidohydrolase family protein: protein MDTLVTNATLLTMRGERLGIVDGDSPAQGAGEGGGALAVDDGRIEYVGPESEAPDPSDADELVDAAGGVVMPGLVNAHTHMAHTLLRGGAQDVPEIEWMNRALGPLSAHADVGDRVAGTRLGVLEAVRGGATTICEYAGEVGALVEAVYQPLGVDVVAVETINEVPDERDDLGPRELYPFDRDQGERALSRADRLFEQFGDDPLVTPAYGPQALDMVSPELLRTVQQHARERGAKLHLHTAQGEREAIQIEERYGEDESTVSVLDDLGIVDDSLVAVHCHGATPEERRQLADGGAAMLGCPSSIAGIDGVVPPVAEFREYGAPVGIGTDQAPGPGHHSMFREARTAATLSKVEHTDPTALTAPAALRLATVGGAAALGIDDEVGTLEAGTRADFIVVDTDRLSTAPAVESPLHTAVPNLVYSTTGREVRDVFVAGESILRDGAFVDADPEAVVAEATDRARALYDRASEDWRAAGSELVEAVDDGWL from the coding sequence ATGGACACGCTCGTCACGAACGCGACGCTGCTCACGATGCGGGGAGAGCGACTCGGTATCGTCGACGGAGACTCGCCGGCACAGGGAGCCGGCGAGGGCGGCGGGGCCCTCGCGGTCGACGACGGCCGGATCGAGTACGTCGGCCCGGAGAGCGAGGCTCCGGACCCGAGCGACGCCGACGAGCTCGTCGACGCGGCGGGTGGTGTCGTGATGCCGGGGCTCGTGAACGCTCACACCCACATGGCCCATACGCTGCTCCGCGGTGGCGCACAGGACGTGCCCGAGATCGAGTGGATGAACCGCGCACTCGGGCCGCTGTCGGCCCACGCCGACGTGGGAGACCGCGTCGCGGGCACACGACTGGGCGTGCTGGAAGCCGTCCGGGGCGGCGCGACGACGATCTGTGAGTACGCGGGCGAGGTCGGGGCGCTCGTCGAGGCGGTGTACCAGCCCCTCGGCGTCGACGTGGTCGCCGTCGAGACGATCAACGAGGTGCCCGACGAGCGCGACGATCTGGGTCCGAGGGAGCTCTACCCGTTCGACCGCGATCAGGGCGAGCGCGCGCTCTCCCGCGCGGACCGACTGTTCGAGCAGTTCGGGGACGACCCGCTCGTGACCCCCGCGTACGGCCCGCAGGCGCTGGACATGGTGTCGCCGGAGCTGCTCCGGACGGTCCAGCAACACGCCCGCGAACGCGGCGCGAAGCTCCACCTCCACACTGCACAGGGCGAGCGAGAGGCGATTCAGATCGAGGAACGCTACGGGGAGGACGAATCGACCGTCTCGGTGCTCGACGATCTCGGGATCGTCGACGACTCGCTGGTGGCGGTCCACTGCCACGGCGCGACGCCCGAGGAACGCCGGCAGCTCGCCGACGGCGGGGCGGCGATGCTCGGCTGCCCCTCTTCGATCGCGGGGATCGACGGGGTCGTCCCGCCCGTGGCGGAGTTCCGGGAGTACGGCGCACCGGTCGGGATCGGTACGGATCAGGCGCCCGGGCCGGGCCACCACTCGATGTTCCGCGAGGCCCGCACGGCGGCGACGCTCTCGAAAGTCGAGCACACCGACCCCACCGCGCTCACGGCGCCGGCGGCGCTGCGGCTGGCGACGGTGGGTGGTGCGGCGGCGCTGGGGATCGACGACGAGGTGGGAACGCTGGAAGCAGGGACGCGCGCGGACTTCATCGTCGTCGACACGGACCGACTCTCCACCGCGCCGGCGGTCGAGTCACCGCTGCACACGGCGGTGCCGAACCTCGTCTACTCGACGACGGGTCGGGAGGTCCGGGACGTGTTCGTCGCCGGCGAGTCGATCCTGCGGGACGGCGCGTTCGTCGACGCCGATCCCGAGGCCGTCGTCGCGGAAGCGACCGACCGAGCGCGGGCGCTGTACGACCGTGCGAGCGAGGACTGGCGCGCCGCGGGGTCGGAACTGGTGGAGGCTGTGGACGACGGCTGGCTCTGA
- a CDS encoding class I SAM-dependent methyltransferase — MTEQRHGPRTGVRQVWSTGRYPSLAPNLLPAVARLVNAANVTTGDRTLDVGCGTGNASIAAARAGGDVIGLDVTRSMLEEARENAAVAGLDGIEWLEGDAESLPFRDGSHAVTLSNFGHVFAPDPDRATAELIRVTESGGCVAFTAWSPDGLVGELTDVLADHLGEGAGGSRRHLEWGDSAYVREHVPDSCDLSFERQVLPFRYASPEHFWQSVSEAGPLSPVVSTLDDPELRADIRRDALDCLSEWFVDNAVRVEYLLVRATVE, encoded by the coding sequence ATGACCGAACAGCGCCACGGGCCGCGGACGGGGGTCAGGCAGGTCTGGTCGACCGGACGGTACCCCTCGCTCGCGCCGAACCTGCTCCCGGCCGTCGCGCGGCTTGTCAACGCCGCGAACGTCACGACCGGCGACCGAACCCTCGACGTGGGCTGCGGAACCGGGAACGCCTCCATCGCCGCCGCGCGGGCCGGCGGCGACGTGATCGGGCTCGACGTCACGCGGTCGATGCTCGAGGAGGCACGGGAGAACGCCGCCGTCGCCGGACTTGACGGTATCGAGTGGCTCGAGGGCGACGCCGAGAGCCTCCCCTTCCGGGACGGCAGCCACGCCGTGACGCTGTCGAACTTCGGCCACGTGTTCGCGCCCGACCCCGACCGCGCGACGGCGGAGCTGATCCGCGTGACGGAGTCCGGCGGCTGTGTCGCGTTCACGGCGTGGTCGCCGGACGGCCTCGTCGGCGAACTGACCGACGTGCTGGCGGACCACCTGGGCGAAGGCGCCGGCGGGTCGCGGCGCCACCTCGAATGGGGCGACTCGGCCTACGTCCGGGAGCACGTCCCCGACTCCTGTGACCTCTCCTTCGAGCGACAGGTGCTCCCGTTCCGCTACGCCTCGCCGGAGCATTTCTGGCAGTCCGTATCGGAGGCGGGGCCGCTCTCGCCGGTCGTGTCGACCCTCGACGATCCGGAACTCAGGGCCGACATCCGCCGGGACGCGCTGGACTGTCTGAGCGAGTGGTTCGTCGACAACGCGGTCCGTGTCGAGTACCTGCTCGTTCGCGCGACCGTCGAGTAA